A single genomic interval of Schistocerca americana isolate TAMUIC-IGC-003095 chromosome 2, iqSchAmer2.1, whole genome shotgun sequence harbors:
- the LOC124594009 gene encoding pyruvate kinase-like yields MEGEPTAGGDEEGILPIQTKSAFADSILDHLTNLSVRSDIATEKLTAIICTLGPASAQPAVLDEMLEAGMNIARMNFSHGSHEYHANTVKLVREAVARYSRRIGLRWPVAIALDTRGPEIRTGLLEGGASAELELVQGEKIKLTTNDEFAEASNINSVYVDYNNITNVVKPGDRVFVDDGLLSLIVKQIEGNEVHCEIENGGKLGSRKGVNLPGVPVDLPGVSEKDTADLRFGVEQGVDMIFASFIRNAQTVQDVRDVLGEDGKSILIISKIENQQGIDNVDEIIEASDGIMIARGDMGIEIPPQKVFLAQKAIIAKCNRIGKPVACATQMLESMTSHPRATRAESSDVANAILDGADLVMLSGESAKGKFPIVCVRTMAAICREAEAAVWSKQLCTELSFDIAPPTDPMHATALGAVEMARLSKAAMIVVLTVSGRSAHLVARYRPRCPIVTITRYAQVARQANLYRGIIPLIYQAQPKEDWIEDQNDRIDFAIDFGKQRGFVEEGSAVVIVAGWRPGSGYTNTLRLKYILSEVEE; encoded by the coding sequence ATGGAGGGTGAACCCACAGCAGGAGGAGATGAGGAGGGTATCCTGCCTATACAAACCAAATCAGCATTTGCAGATTCTATTCTTGACCATCTGACAAATTTAAGTGTACGATCAGATATAGCTACCGAAAAATTAACGGCGATCATATGTACCTTGGGACCCGCATCGGCTCAGCCTGCTGTATTAGATGAAATGTTAGAAGCTGGAATGAATATAGCTCGCATGAATTTCTCACACGGTTCTCACGAGTATCATGCAAATACCGTTAAACTGGTGCGTGAAGCTGTTGCTAGATACAGCAGACGTATTGGGTTAAGGTGGCCTGTTGCAATAGCATTAGACACGCGTGGACCAGAGATTCGCACTGGTCTCCTCGAAGGTGGAGCTTCAGCAGAACTTGAGTTagtccaaggagaaaaaataaaacttactACCAACGACGAATTTGCTGAAGCAAGCAACATTAATTCTGTATACGTAGATTACAACAACATTACGAACGTTGTGAAGCCTGGAGATAGAGTTTTTGTCGATGATGGACTCTTATCACTCATTGTGAAGCAAATCGAAGGTAACGAAGTGCATTGTGAAATAGAAAACGGAGGCAAATTAGGAAGCCGTAAAGGCGTGAATCTTCCAGGAGTTCCTGTTGACCTACCTGGAGTGTCTGAGAAAGACACAGCTGACCTTCGTTTCGGTGTGGAGCAAGGAGTGGACATGATATTCGCGTCTTTCATTCGAAATGCGCAGACAGTGCAAGACGTACGTGATGTACTAGGAGAGGATGGTAAAagtattttaattatttcaaagaTAGAAAATCAACAGGGTATTGACAATGTAGATGAAATAATCGAAGCTTCTGACGGCATCATGATCGCACGTGGAGATATGGGTATAGAAATACCACCACAAAAAGTGTTTCTAGCTCAGAAAGCCATAATTGCGAAATGTAACCGAATAGGTAAACCAGTTGCATGTGCAACTCAGATGCTGGAATCAATGACAAGTCACCCAAGAGCAACACGTGCTGAATCTTCTGACGTGGCAAATGCAATCTTAGATGGAGCTGATCTAGTGATGCTTTCAGGTGAGAGTGCAAAAGGAAAGTTTCCTATAGTCTGTGTTCGTACAATGGCAGCAATCTGCCGCGAAGCAGAGGCCGCTGTCTGGTCGAAACAGCTGTGCACTGAACTAAGTTTTGATATCGCGCCTCCAACAGACCCAATGCATGCCACAGCTCTAGGTGCTGTAGAAATGGCGCGTCTTTCTAAAGCAGCAATGATTGTGGTGTTGACTGTATCTGGAAGGTCTGCCCATTTGGTGGCCAGATACAGGCCTCGCTGTCCTATAGTTACCATAACACGTTATGCACAAGTTGCCCGTCAAGCTAACTTGTACCGTGGCATAATACCACTCATTTATCAGGCTCAACCGAAAGAAGACTGGATTGAAGATCAAAATGATCGCATAGATTTTGCTATCGACTTCGGAAAGCAACGAGGGTTTGTAGAAGAGGGAAGTGCAGTGGTTATTGTTGCGGGCTGGCGTCCAGGATCTGGTTACACTAACACATTGCGTCTCAAGTACATTCTTTCAGAAGTTGAAGAATAA